The following nucleotide sequence is from Roseivirga sp. BDSF3-8.
GGATTTTAAAACTTCAGCTTCAGTTGGAGAAATATGCTGAAACTGGTGAATAGTTACTCAGCACGTGTCCATGTAGTCGTACGCCCTATTAGCGAAAAGCCGATGTACCCGCGAACATCCAGGGTATTACCATTATCTGAAAGAGTCATGATACAGTCATAAGTTTTACCCTTTTTGGGGTCATAAATTTCCCCGTCCTCGTACTCGCCATCACCCTCGTACTCAAACCCTTTAAGGATCTGAAGTCCCATGACCTTACGGCTGCGAAGCTTAGGCTCTGGGTTTTCCCGATCCAGCTTTACAGAACCATCCTCACG
It contains:
- a CDS encoding DUF2147 domain-containing protein, coding for MKKLHFIFGVFALMIFSFSQVMANVSADDVVGVWWNEEKEAKIEIYKCGDEYCGKIIWLKEPNREDGSVKLDRENPEPKLRSRKVMGLQILKGFEYEGDGEYEDGEIYDPKKGKTYDCIMTLSDNGNTLDVRGYIGFSLIGRTTTWTRAE